The Temnothorax longispinosus isolate EJ_2023e unplaced genomic scaffold, Tlon_JGU_v1 HiC_scaffold_92, whole genome shotgun sequence genome contains the following window.
ATGCATGAAAGAAGGCATACTGTATAGAGGGTCTTTATTCTTTCTCTGCTGTGTCGTATACCGCCGTAAACCATTTAGGGTGCCGTCACATGGCAGTCAGAAattcggaaaacggaatctcggaatcattctgattggttagcCCCATGGGGCACAGTACAAGCTTCATGGGgctaaccaatcagaatgatttcgagattccgttttccgaatTTCTGACTGCCATGTGACGGCACCCTTACGCTGCTTGTGTGCGTACGATATGTACGATGTACATGTAAATGCTTGATTGAAAAGTTTCGGGTGTAGTCTTTGTAATTTTCGATCAACTGTACTCTAAGGATTGCagaaattagtaattaaatttacagcAGCTTTCTATGAAATTATTGGAAACacgaaaatagaaattttcaaaaaaccTTGATAACTAATAATTGTTTGCGATAATTTATgtagtaaaattttcaacgtagaaaattattgacttaatttattgataagaAGATTCTCTTTTACTATTgctgtttttaaaaatttgtttattttttaaatagtgatatattttttacaagtttttacgataggaataaagataatttttttctaatataatagatGTTCAAATAAGAGAAGGGTCGACTTATGATAGAAGAATGAAGAAATTCGGCAAtttaaaatgcagaaaatgaAGTAGAAagacaaaattgtaaaattgattttatggGGGGAAGACGtgcttttttttagtattacaATATGTGGCTCAGTCTCGCTAGTGCTATCCTTTGCGTTTCTGTGATGTTTCTGATCTCATGGTGGACGGCTCTAATAACATTATGCGCAGTCTTAGCACTATATGTAGTAGTCTCATACAGAAAACCTGGTAATTTCATGcaacagaaatttatttaagcattgtttttttctcgCACTCTGTTCTTTATGAAAACTTATTACAGATGTAAATTGGGGCTCGATCACACAAGCCCAGACTTACAATAACGCGCTGACCGCTGTACAGCAATTGGATCGAGTGGAAGAGCACGTGAAAAATTACAGACCGCAACTCTTAGTTCTTACTGGCGCGCCTAACGTAAAATCATCGACTTCGCTCATCATATTACTAAACATCagagtttatttatttgcggCCATATTATTGAGGTATCGTTTATTTCCATTCCTATCGACTTGATTTGCCCATTCGACAGATAATATATCTTGCATTCGTGTGTTATCATACAATACCATATATCATACAAGACGCGGAAcagtatgtaaaatattacatgttttGTAACTAAACTCaaataaagatacatttgtgatgatattttataaactattagtttcaatattaatgaaaagaaCAATTAAGGCTAATAGTAGAGATCGATTTTCACATTTATAACAGTTTAAACTAAATATCACATGTTTTGCAACTAaactcaaataaaaatacatttgtgataattctttattttctcgtattttttttttcatattaaagaACCATGTTTTTATCTGTGGCGATTTACGACGAGTAagacatttatatttcttcctTATATCTTGAACCTCTTTTAGAGACGGCAACGCTTTAGGATcatctatatattttgcaaattctcGAAGTACTACTTCTGATTCTTCCTCAGTCCATCGTATCCGTTTTGTTTTTCCATAAGGAGATgctaaaatatagaatataaaaatatgtatgaacaaaaatattatactatttgtcgaaataaatgtacaagaatttaacattaaacattagaagttttatattatttccacatttaaacttttttattctatacttaacaACGTTGGattactaaatttttaatatagtaacattatgaaaaaagtaatttaagcGTTGCAGTTAACAAATTATAACCttcagtttttaaatttaaagaattgcaaattcaaataattaaaattataaattttttgtatacaatgtatacattaattttttcttttacaattttaagaatGTAAAGAATCTTGAATCACTTTTATTATCATTCATATATGTCAAATTGAtctattagaattaaaattcttatgcTAAACGTTTGTACAATAGTTAAAATACTAATGTTTGTATAATAGTTAATGTATGTTTCAATATtctacagttttattttttaaaattaatgtgtaatgcacaaaatacaaacaaaGCTGCAttgctaaataaaattaatttttttcatccatcttttttacaactatcctgataaatatacattaaataagattaaattgCTCAAAATGTAGTTATATACGCATATTTACCATATgtaaaaacgtttaaattacaaaaataatatgaacaaTATATAAGTAAGTGAAAATATGACCGTAcatgatatacaatcaaactAAGGAAAAAAGTCATTAAATAGACAGGATCGGATTTTGgttgcttaataatattattcaagtAAATTTTACGCCTACAATTCTTTGCCTTAGCAAACCACACGTTGTTACTTTCATACTTAAAACACCGTCTCAACCGAAGCAAAAACAGCGCAGtcacataattaatttaattatacgtaAAATTTCTTCGAATAGTATTATTAGGCAACCATGATCCAATTCTGACCATTTAACGATGTTTTTTCTTggtttgataaataatatacatttacagaaatgattaaattaatagaaaggATTTTGacacaagataaaaaataaaagtttataatattgGTATAATGaaagattgaaaaagaataaaaaacattactTACTACTTCGTTTccgttttccatttttatttttctggcCTTGGCAATCTATATGATTTGATGTATCATTTAATGACGATGTTGTtgtatctaaaataatatataatttgttttataagttttaaaaataataaattaagagtaattatacacaaaaacaccaatatatacacaaatacaaaatgtaaaaatataaatattgaatttttttactatgttatattattttttaccatatttatatatttatatatattatattattattatatttttatatcattacatttattttatactatattttgtcatatatgtatatttatatattattattatataagataatattaaacGTTACTTTAATTACCTATTTCATTGTTGCTAAGACTAACGTTTTCTTTTGAATTAGTTTGCATTTCAAGTTCCATATCCGATGAAGATTCATCGTTTGAATCCTGTGTATTTGTATCCTGTGTTCCTTGCACAGCTTCTAAATATTTAGAGATTTTAAGGATATCTCGACTCGCTAATGGTTGTCTGTAATGTTGTCTGTGGATTTTATCGGCGTGGCCCATAAATGTAGCAAGATCCGTGACGTCAGTATCATTGAGGTTTAATTGAATGCAGTGTGTGGCTATATGTTTCCGCAAGGTTGTACCACGCAGAGTAGCTGGACAACTGGCGTTACACTCTCGTGCAAATTCCCGCATTAAAATACAGGCTCTAAGGTATCTATATCTATGTTTGTTCAAACCAGGTAATCCAAATATGTaaggatttttttttggtatattagctttttttcgaaatttcaaaattaaagtgACGCATTCGAAAAGATCGTTTGGCAATAAAACGGGGACAGTCCGCCCCAATTTACCCCTTATACAAAATCGAACATATTTTTGTGCAATTTCTTTGTCCTCTATggataatgaattatatatatcagtgtacatattttcatttagtttttcataattttcgaaatcttGAATGAGGACTCGTTCTATTTCTCCTGCTCGTCGCCTATTAAAGACGTGCATTGAAGTTAATGTCACTTTTGCTAGAGAAAGCCACTTCTCGTATGAAAAAGATTCTTTTAATGCTGTGTAAGcttctattctttttttcgtcaaatatttatgtaatgttTGGATATCTTCTAATGACggcagatttatttttttgtgtctCTTATGCGTTGATTGTGTCTCTAAGACAGTCTTATTCACACTCGTGCCAACAtctacaattaataatttcagaaaatctttaactaatttctttttcgcttCATCTTCTCTCTTGATACATTCGGTAATGAGAAGATTACCTATGTATTTAACAAGGGTTGACAAATTAGCTGCTACTGCAGGAGTTTTATAAAGTTGTTGTTCATCGTCGTATTTAGCAACTCTATTAATGGCTGAAATGCAATCGTCATATACCTTAGGATGATAGAGCGACTGAAAAtcttctatatttttgtttatctccTTCAGTGCCAAAAGAAAACGTCCAAGAACGCGCAATCGCGCTCTTATCATGTCATGTTGATGTTGGGCTTTGTATTTTACACACAGCTTATTAGCATACAAGATCAATAATTCATCATATCTCACAATTCGTGTTATTATATCATCTCGCATCACAGGAAACACCATATTTCTTAAAGTCTCATTTGCTAAAGGATGTAttctatttgtaatttttctgcCCATAACCataatgcttttattttttcgaaaatcttttttataacattgtcGAGCATGATGACGTATTGTGCTTTTGGCGTAGAAAGCTTGACATTTCGCACAAGCAGTAAAATCAATCGCagttttattaactttttcattTGGACGTCTGGATACAATAAGTTCTCcggtattaatttcagaattggtattaaatttgaaattacccATCTTTCgtaaattacttattatttgcTTCCTTTCTGGATTTGTTTTTGGTAGAAcggcaaatttttttacctcAGGCTCATTATAGTGGACATTCTGCAAATGACGTGCGAGTTGCGATTGCAACTTCATGCAAAAAGTACAACAATTCTTTTTGGTGGATTTTATCTTAGAATTTTGAACGTGCATTAATTCGTCATTGCATGAAGATGTGCCAATAATATTAGTTTTTGATTCATTGAAACTAGAAGCGGATGATATAGTTTTGTTTGAAACATTATTATGTGGAGATTCACTATTATGTGAAGAATCACTATCTTCACTTTGTTCTGAAGGTACGTATTCTGATTCTTCATCGCTATATTCTTTTTCGTTATctggtaaaaataaaattagttaaataCAGCACTGGGGTCAAAAGTATTGCATCGCTTATGGAAAGGAAAGTCGTTACTCTAATGAAAAAGACGTACACacaaatgttacaaaattttattttagtactgTTATTTTAAGCTTTAATAGGAATCGTCAACAATAATGTAAAACgcaattaaatcattaaaatcttttttttctcaaagtattcctatcaaagcataaaataacagtactaaaataaaattttataactactaaaataacatttatggATTTGTGTAAGTCTTTCTTCTTTTAGAGTAACGACTTTCCTTTCCATAAATAATGCAACCCAGGTAGCAAGAGATGacgtctaaaaatatttataatattttttttatattgtcatAAATGATccaacttgttttttttttaactaaaaaatagCTACAACAAATAATATCATACACCATAAGATGCTAGAATATCAACAGTTTTTTCGTTTGTGGCATCTTGTTGACACATAggtaatatacgtatatctcCTGCATTTTCCGATAGCTCTTCTAAACATAagtagtattttttataaaatgttattcaatGGTAatccaaaacaaaaaattaattatgaaggAAATGTAAGAAACCATTACTTGCAaataaacaacaaaataacctaaagatattttattgctatagaaaaatatttaaaaaacttcttTGCAGAGAAGACTATTGATACTTCATTAAAACAAATGTCTAATCTTGAATAGAATCaaagttacaaaattacaataataatatgtatcaTATGTCGATATGtctactataatatttttgaaatattttattttgtttccttatagaggaagctttgttttcgtgactttcgtatataaacatttgattgcgtataaagttgggtctaattaaccaaatttaaataaattatatttgaaataggggtagaagaaaccaaagaaaagattgtttttttttttagtttttgatGCTAATATGTTCAGtgttttaaaatgtcaaaatattgcattaaaaaaaggtgtttgtatgtatgtgtgtatgtggcggattttttagaaatgtccgttgtatttctaattttattataatcttgagtcttttctatccctatttcacatataatactttaagatttggttgattatcGGTATATCTAATAATCAGTAAAAgggttctttctttataaaattttgaattttttgaagatcagtgaaggggttaccgatttctgcttaaaaagtgtataagatgtacatgtaattttatatagagtatcattaaaatagttgttttgaattttgcaaAGGTCGGTAAAAGAGTTATCGATTTTTggttaaaaaatgtgtaagttatttgatggatagaatattatttaaggaaggcattgaatttggcgatgatcagtgaaaaagttaccaatttctgttcaaaaagttacatgtataagttgtatgtgtaattttatatagagtatcattaagaaaaggttggtattgaatttggcgataatcggtaaaaAGGTTCTTCAGAAAGAAATCAGTAACCCTTTCACttcgcaaaattcaaaacaaccttcttttaataatactttataaaattaaatcttatacactttttaaacagaaatcggtaatacttcaccgatcctcgccaaattaaataacgatcttcctttaatgatactctatgatactctatccatcaaataacttagaTAGATTGAGGCAAATTggattaatataagttttaagacaATCTTTgttagtgttttattttaaacgagcTATTTTATCGTGCTAATTAGAAATCCGATTTGCCTCAATCtaccctatacattttttaggtAGAAATTAGTAACCCTTTGACTAATCTTTgccaaattcaaaacaacctccATTTAATGATACTATATATGTAAGATTACATGTAtgacttgtacacttttttaatattttgttttgtgtTTTCAATCAATCTATCCTTACTTTTCAAATATCCCTCCTAGTAAGCAAGAAACATCAAATTACATCAATTACATCCATGCAGCAACGTTGTAACATTAATGCAATGtagttgaaatatttttttatgtttcttgcttactgggaGCTATGTTATATGACTGATTTATACATACCAACAGGACTAAATGTTAATTTCCTAACACATTTTTCCACATTATCAGACTCAGATCCGTTATGTGCAGCTATAAACATAAggaacaatatattttataccacaaataaataaaaagtataatttcctgattacaaaaaataaaacatgttttaatataCAGGGTAGGGCATTTAAATTAAGtcgcttaaatatttaaaaaataaagcaaaatagaaagaaatgttttagataAAGTTATAaggtttaaaaagatttaataaggTTTAATTGTAGCATTAGAGTGACCATAAGTAGCGTTGCCAGTCAGATTAAGacataactttattttttttataaaaacccctattttttattatatctcttttttatattattaaatttgaacaacttttgtttaaaataattttttatttgcctaatactttttgtgatattcaagaaaaattctGTAACTTgttcaatatttagcttatgATTTCTTGATAATTGTCGAAGGAAAAAGTGGTAAAAaggactttttgacttgatgTGATTCTCAAGAATATACTATTGCAATAgtgcttcattttttttaacatttgtgTATGCATCTCCTTGGAGCTTTTAtctatacacaaatatttaaaaaaaatggagcaCTATATTGCAATAGCATATTCTTGAGACaaaatcaagtcaaaaagttCTGTACCACTTTTTCCtccgataaataattatcgagatatcgcaagctaaatattaaaaaagttatcttccttaaatatcttaaaaagtattaggcaaataaaaaaatgtttcaaataaaaagttgttcaatttattaagatggtacaataaaaaattgggatttttattaaagaaaatcaagTTGCCTTATTGGATCTAAAATAGGCGCCAGACTCAAAACTTAGTCAACTTATTTGATGGCCGTATTCAAACCCTACAACTtgtatttagaatatttttttaagtgcaatgttttttagatattttggTGTCTAAGTTAAAATAGAACACCTAGTAAGTATATCAGGGTGTGTGAGACCACCCCTACACCCCTTTTATCTTTGCAGGGTAAGGTCGAAACAAAAGTATGtgcagacaaaagttgtatggtcTGAGGAGGGGGCAAATAATGGTAGAatcaaatttcgaaaaaatcggttttttaAGGTCACACAAGGGTTAacgccattttttaaaatggaattatatgattttttttacataatacgATTCTTCTAGTTATTCtgcatataaaagtattaacgtagaattataaaaaaattaatagtttacgagatattttatacattgttttggcatattttgacataaaatataaaatatcttgtaaaccattcatttttttgtaactgtaccttaatacttttatgcacaaaataataagatgAATCAATTGGTGTAAAGATACCACATAGttacttttcaaaaaaattatgcaatttgcaATATACAACCACATCTTTTTTGAAAAGCAactgtgtttttttttgcaccaATTTATTTgcctcattattctgtgcataaaagtattaagataCAGTTACCAAAAAATGAATagtttacaagatattttatattttatgtcaaaatatgccaaaacaaagtataaaatatctcgtaaactattaatttttttataattttaccttaatacttttatatgcaGAATAACTAGAAGAatcatattatgtaaaaaaaatcatataatccattttaaaaaatagcagTAACCTCTGTgactttaaaaaatcaattttttcgaaatttgatT
Protein-coding sequences here:
- the LOC139825093 gene encoding uncharacterized protein, translating into MHVQNSKIKSTKKNCCTFCMKLQSQLARHLQNVHYNEPEVKKFAVLPKTNPERKQIISNLRKMGNFKFNTNSEINTGELIVSRRPNEKVNKTAIDFTACAKCQAFYAKSTIRHHARQCYKKDFRKNKSIMVMGRKITNRIHPLANETLRNMVFPVMRDDIITRIVRYDELLILYANKLCVKYKAQHQHDMIRARLRVLGRFLLALKEINKNIEDFQSLYHPKVYDDCISAINRVAKYDDEQQLYKTPAVAANLSTLVKYIGNLLITECIKREDEAKKKLVKDFLKLLIVDVGTSVNKTVLETQSTHKRHKKINLPSLEDIQTLHKYLTKKRIEAYTALKESFSYEKWLSLAKVTLTSMHVFNRRRAGEIERVLIQDFENYEKLNENMYTDIYNSLSIEDKEIAQKYVRFCIRGKLGRTVPVLLPNDLFECVTLILKFRKKANIPKKNPYIFGLPGLNKHRYRYLRACILMREFARECNASCPATLRGTTLRKHIATHCIQLNLNDTDVTDLATFMGHADKIHRQHYRQPLASRDILKISKYLEAVQGTQDTNTQDSNDESSSDMELEMQTNSKENVSLSNNEIDTTTSSLNDTSNHIDCQGQKNKNGKRKRSTSPYGKTKRIRWTEEESEVVLREFAKYIDDPKALPSLKEVQDIRKKYKCLTRRKSPQIKTWFFNMKKKIRENKELSQIAVHHEIRNITETQRIALARLSHIL